A region of Enoplosus armatus isolate fEnoArm2 chromosome 14, fEnoArm2.hap1, whole genome shotgun sequence DNA encodes the following proteins:
- the LOC139296615 gene encoding dynamin-2-like isoform X5 — translation MGNRGMEDLIPLVNKLQDAFSSIGQACNLDLPQIAVVGGQSAGKSSVLENFVGRDFLPRGSGIVTRRPLVLQLISATAEWAEFLHCKGKKFTDFDEVRQEIEAETDRATGANKGISPVPINLRVYSPHVLNLTLIDLPGITKVPVGDQPVDIEQQIRDMILQFITRESCLILAVTPANTDLANSDALKLSKDVDPQGLRTIGVITKLDLMDEGTDARDVLENKLLPLRRGYIGVVNRSQKDIDGKKDIKAALEAERKFFLSHSSYRHMADKMGTPRLQRVLNEQLTNHIRDTLPAFRSKLQSQLLALDKEAEEYRGYRPDDPSRKTKQLLQMVQQFSVDFEKRIEGSGDQVDTVELSGGAKINRIFHERFPFELVKMECDEKEMRREISYAIKNIHGIRTGLFTPDMAFEAIVKKQVIKLKGPCVKCVDMVIQELINTVRQCSNKLECFPTLREETERIVTSHIRDRESRAKDQVLLLIDIQLSYINTNHEDFIGFANAQQRSSQTNKKSQLPSYGCLLVIRKGWLTINNISIMKGGAKEYWFVLTAESLSWFKDDEEKEKKYMLPLDNLKVRDVEKSFMSSKHIFCIFNTESRNVYKDNRTLELACDSQDDVDSWKSSLLRAGVYPEKTVESETTTTTDNFSMDPQLERKVETIRNLVDSYMAIVNKCIRDLMPKTIMHLMINNVKDFINAELLAQLYSTGDQNSLMDESQEQAQRRDEVLRTHQALKEALVIIGDISTSTITVPMPPPVDTSWMGGRR, via the exons ATGGGAAACCGTGGCATGGAGGACCTGATCCCGCTGGTCAATAAGCTGCAGGATGCCTTCAGCTCCATCGGGCAGGCATGCAACCTGGACCTGCCGCAGATCGCAGTGGTCGGCGGCCAGAGCGCAGGGAAGAGCTCCGTGCTGGAGAACTTTGTAGGCAG GGACTTTCTGCCACGTGGATCTGGTATTGTCACCCGCAGGCCCCTGGTTCTGCAGCTTATCAGCGCCACTGCAG AATGGGCTGAATTCCTCCATTGCAAAGGGAAGAAGTTCACAGACTTCGATGAGGTTCGCCAAGAGATCGAGGCCGAGACGGATCGTGCCACGGGGGCCAACAAGGGCATATCTCCCGTCCCCATCAACCTGCGGGTTTATTCCCCACACG TGCTGAACCTGACTCTCATCGACCTGCCGGGGATCACTAAGGTGCCGGTTGGAGACCAGCCTGTGGACATCGAGCAGCAAATCAGGGACATGATCCTGCAGTTCATCACCAGAGAGAGCTGCTTGATCCTGGCCGTCACTCCGGCCAACACTGACCTGGCCAACTCTGACGCTCTTAAACTGTCAAAGGACGTCGATCCACAGG GTCTGAGGACTATTGGAGTAATCACCAAGCTGGATTTAATGGACGAGGGCACAGACGCCCGAGATGTACTGGAGAACAAGTTGCTGCCGCTGCGAAGAG GTTACATTGGAGTGGTGAATCGCAGTCAGAAGGACATCGACGGGAAGAAAGACATCAAGGCAGCTTTGGAGGCTGAGAGGAAGTTCTTTTTGTCCCACTCGTCATACAGGCACATGGCTGATAAAATGGGCACCCCACGCCTGCAGAGAGTGCTCAACGAG CAACTGACCAACCACATCCGGGACACCCTGCCAGCTTTCCGCAGCAAGCTGCAGTCCCAGCTGTTGGCTCTGGACAAGGAGGCCGAGGAATACCGGGGATACCGACCTGATGACCCATCCCGCAAAAccaagcagctgctgca gaTGGTGCAGCAGTTCTCTGTGGACTTTGAGAAAAGGATTGAGGGCTCAGGGGATCAGGTGGACACAGTGGAGCTGTCTGGCGGAGCAAAGATCAACCGCATCTTCCATGAGCGATTCCCCTTTGAACTGGTCAAG ATGGAGTGTGATGAGAAGGAGATGCGTCGCGAGATCAGTTATGCCATCAAGAACATCCACGGTATCAG GACTGGACTTTTCACCCCAGACATGGCGTTTGAGGCCATTGTTAAGAAGCAGGTCATAAAGCTGAAGGGGCCCTGTGTCAAGTGCGTGGACATGGTCATCCAGGAGCTGATTAACACAGTGCGCCAGTGCTCCAACAAG cTGGAATGCTTCCCCACGCTGCGAGAGGAAACGGAGAGAATTGTGACGTCTCATAtccgagacagagagagtcgGGCCAAGGACCAG GTCCTGCTGTTGATAGACATCCAGCTCTCTTACATCAACACCAACCACGAAGACTTCATTGGCTTTGCTAA TGCGCAGCAGAGGAGCAGTCAGACTAATAAGA AATCTCAGCTGCCCTCTTATGGGTGTCTGTTG GTCATTCGCAAAGGCTGGCTGACcatcaacaacatcagcatcatgAAGGGAGGAGCCAAGGAGTACTGGTTTGTGCTGACTGCTGAGAGCCTCTCCTGGTTTAAGGATGATGAG gagaaggagaagaagtaCATGCTCCCACTGGACAACCTGAAGGTCCGCGATGTGGAGAAGAGTTTCATGTCCAGCAAGCACATATTCTGCATTTTCAATACGGAGTCAAG GAATGTGTACAAGGACAATCGCACCCTGGAGTTGGCCTGTGACTCTCAGGATGATGTGGACAGCTGGAAATCTTCTCTCCTACGTGCCGGGGTCTATCCTGAGAAGACC gTGGAGAGTgagaccaccaccaccacagataACTTCTCCATGGATCCTCAGCTGGAGCGTAAAGTGGAAACCATCCGTAACCTTGTGGACTCCTACATGGCTATTGTCAACAAGTGCATCCGGGACCTCATGCCCAAGACCATCATGCATCTCATGATCAACAAT GTGAAGGACTTCATCAATGCAGAGCTGTTGGCCCAGCTGTACTCCACAGGTGACCAGAATTCCCTGATGGACGAGTCCCAGGAGCAGGCCCAGAGGAGGGACGAGGTGCTGAGAACCCACCAGGCCCTGAAGGAGGCCCTGGTTATCATCGGTgacatctccacctccaccatcacCGTCCCTATGCCTCCGCCTGTTGACACCTCCTGGATGGGTGGTCGCAGGTAA